A stretch of Mya arenaria isolate MELC-2E11 chromosome 14, ASM2691426v1 DNA encodes these proteins:
- the LOC128217318 gene encoding uncharacterized protein LOC128217318 — MKSSIEKLKSELQAQDDNGNQLLIVGKRAMKELAGLQAALEDVSRRNEVPRYKFHRDPETEKLIASEKTIGRLEEDESTSALGQQHRQQQTKQEQRQQETMQQHQKQMKAVSQNGLGESTAAAGQQKQQQQNEQQPRQLETMQQQQKHMQDVSPKALNQCRADLSQSQFRKLPDIPVKKAADTRECFLTSMTLLSRGRLLLADCHNCSVKLVDTTTNKMVSQVKLPGQPWDMCLLPGDRAAVTLPLKNKIQFVSTQGNVTLLDRVKVDGYCYGIDFCDDYLVVSFCPGKVVLMNMKGKVKKSLYKYNSGEPLFQNPCYLTVTRESLTSPVIYVSDWSTNTITKLSISLEVLHTYQDPILKSPRVMTAVGDNQLLVCGMDSYNILLLDTLTGKITQLLGREEGIESPRILAYCSQKKMMFVTCSRYKRPELENFVKVFNLV; from the exons ATGAAATCATCCATTGAGAAACTAAAGTCGGAGCTACAAGCACAGGACGACAATGGCAACCAGCTATTAATAGTAGGAAAACGAGCTATGAAAGAGCTGGCAGGTCTCCAGGCAGCCCTGGAAGATGTGAGCAGGAGGAATGAAGTTCCCCGATACAAGTTTCACAGGGACCCCGAAACTGAGAAGTTAATAGCTTCCGAAAAAACAATAGGACGGTTGGAAGAGGACGAATCAACGTCGGCGTTAGGACAACAACACCGACAACAGCAAACGAAGCAGGAACAACGGCAACAGGAGACGATGCAACAACACCAAAAACAGATGAAAGCTGTATCACAAAACGGTCTGG GCGAATCAACTGCTGCTGCAGggcagcaaaaacaacaacaacagaatgaGCAGCAACCACGGCAACTCGAGACTAtgcagcaacaacaaaaacacatgcaaGACGTATCACCAAAAG CCTTAAACCAGTGCCGAGCAGATCTAAGCCAATCCCAGTTTCGCAAGCTGCCTGACATTCCAGTAAAGAAGGCAGCCGACACCCGTGAATGCTTCCTGACCAGTATGACCCTCCTGTCCAGAGGCAGGCTCCTACTGGCTGACTGCCACAATTGCTCAGTAAAGCTTGTGGACACCACTACCAACAAGATGGTGTCCCAGGTGAAACTTCCAGGTCAACCGTGGGACATGTGTCTCCTGCCCGGGGACAGGGCAGCCGTCACTCTGCCTTTGAAGAATAAGATACAATTCGTATCTACTCAGGGAAATGTAACATTACTGGATCGTGTTAAAGTAGATGGATACTGTTATGGAATAGATTTCTGTGATGACTACTTGGTAGTGTCCTTCTGCCCAGGTAAGGTTGTGTTGATGAACATGAAAGGAAAGGTGAAGAAGAGTTTGTACAAATACAACAGTGGAGAACCTTTGTTTCAGAATCCCTGCTATCTGACAGTGACCAGGGAGAGCCTGACTTCTCCAGTCATATACGTCTCAGACTGGAGCACCAACACCATAACCAAGCTGAGCATCTCACTAGAGGTGCTCCATACATACCAAGACCCGATACTGAAATCACCACGTGTTATGACTGCCGTAGGGGACAACCAGCTGCTCGTGTGTGGGATGGACAGTTACAACATCCTATTACTAGACACGCTCACCGGCAAGATAACCCAACTGCTGGGTAGGGAGGAGGGGATAGAGAGTCCACGCATTTTGGCTTACTGTTCACAGAAGAAGATGATGTTTGTCACCTGCAGTCGGTATAAAAGACCTGAATTGGAGAATTTCGTGAAGGTATTCAACTTAGTATAG
- the LOC128217314 gene encoding E3 ubiquitin-protein ligase TRIM33-like: protein MDAVPGRIAPEATGSSHDHTYCQPCAEDGKRILPDAFCTVCNEFLCPSCARVHRNMKLTKSHVLQDKSSMPSSFHAHSEADTFTETCQFHTKDFIKYYCLHHEALLCGECLADKTHRSCIIERISQLAKRYDKGTEYNSLKTGLVQAANYIGKLSHDVQAVMKSVDEESLTNINEFRIFRNEINQHLDKRENELLAEIDEIKRTSKTLLNELKTQCTNMKSSIEKLKSELQEQDDNCNRLLIVGKRALKELAGLQAAMEEVSRRSEVPRYKFHRDSATEQLIASEIAIGWLEVGESTSAFWLQQRQQQTKHEQRQQDTMQQHQKHMKAESQKGESTAAAGQQERQQQKEQQPRQLEAMQQQHKHMQGVSPKGESTTAAGQQEKQQQKEQQPRQLETMQQQQKYMQGVSPKALNQCRADLSQSQFRKLPDIPVKKAADTRECFLTSMTILSRGRLLLADCHNCSVKLVDTTTNKMVSQVKLPGQPWDMCLLPGDRAAVTLPLKNKIQFVSTQGNVTLLDRVKVDGYCYGIDFCDDYLVVSFCPGKVVLMNMKGKVKKSLYKYNSGEPLFQNPCYLTVTRESLTPPVIYVPDWSTNTITKLSISLEVLHTYQDPILKSPRGMTAVGDNQLLVCGMDSYNILLLDTLTGKITQLLGREEGIESPRILAYCSQKKMMFVTCSRYKRPELENFVKVFNLV from the exons ATGGATGCAGTTCCAGGGAGAATCGCGCCCGAGGCTACAGGGTCGTCCCATGACCACACTTATTGTCAGCCATGTGCTGAGGATGGGAAGAGAATCCTTCCTGATGCCTTCTGTACCGTCTGCAATGAGTTTTTGTGTCCCAGTTGCGCCCGGGTACACAGGAACATGAAGCTGACCAAGAGCCACGTCCTTCAGGACAAGAGCAGTATGCCTTCTTCATTCCATGCTCATAGTGAGGCTGATACGTTTACAGAGACATGTCAGTTCCATACTAaagatttcattaaatattactGTCTCCATCACGAGGCACTTCTATGTGGAGAATGTTTGGCTGACAAAACCCACCGCTCATGTATTATTGAAAGGATTTCTCAACTTGCAAAACGATACGACAAGGGTACAGAATACAACAGCCTGAAAACAGGACTTGTCCAGGCGGCCAATTACATTGGCAAACTATCACACGACGTACAGGCGGTCATGAAATCAGTTGACGAAGAAAGCCTTACCAATATCAATGAGTTTCGCATATTTAGGAATGAAATTAACCAGCACCTGGATAAAAGGGAAAACGAACTCTTGGCAGAAATTGATGAGATAAAACGAACATCCAAGACACTTTTAAATGAACTGAAAACACAATGCACGAACATGAAATCATCCATCGAGAAACTTAAGTCGGAGCTACAAGAACAGGACGACAACTGCAATCGGCTGTTAATAGTAGGAAAGCGAGCTTTAAAAGAGCTGGCTGGTCTCCAGGCAGCCATGGAAGAGGTGAGCAGGAGGAGTGAAGTTCCCCGATACAAGTTTCACAGGGACTCTGCAACTGAGCAGTTAATAGCTTCAGAAATAGCAATAGGATGGCTGGAAGTGGGCGAATCGACATCGGCGTTTTGGCTGCAGCAAAGACAACAGCAGACGAAGCATGAACAACGACAACAGGATACGATGCAACAACACCAAAAACACATGAAAGCTGAATCACAAAAAG GCGAATCAACTGCTGCTGCAGGGCAGCAAGAACGACAACAACAGAAGGAGCAGCAACCACGGCAACTCGAGGCGATGCagcaacaacacaaacacatgCAAGGTGTATCACCAAAAG GCGAATCAACTACTGCTGCAGGGCagcaagaaaaacaacaacagaaggAGCAGCAACCACGGCAACTCGAGACGAtgcagcaacaacaaaaatacatgcaaGGTGTATCACCAAAAG CCTTAAACCAATGCCGAGCAGATCTAAGCCAATCCCAGTTTCGCAAGCTGCCTGACATTCCAGTAAAGAAGGCAGCCGACACCCGTGAATGCTTCCTGACCAGTATGACCATCCTGTCCAGAGGCAGGCTCCTACTGGCTGACTGCCACAATTGCTCAGTAAAGCTTGTGGACACCACTACCAACAAGATGGTGTCCCAGGTGAAACTTCCAGGTCAACCGTGGGACATGTGTCTCCTGCCCGGGGACAGGGCAGCCGTCACTCTGCCTTTGAAGAATAAGATACAATTCGTATCTACTCAGGGAAATGTAACATTACTGGATCGTGTTAAAGTAGATGGATACTGTTATGGAATAGATTTCTGTGATGACTACTTGGTAGTGTCCTTCTGCCCAGGTAAGGTTGTGTTGATGAACATGAAAGGAAAGGTGAAGAAGAGTTTGTACAAATACAACAGTGGAGAACCTTTGTTTCAGAATCCCTGCTATCTGACAGTGACCAGGGAGAGCCTGACTCCTCCAGTCATATACGTCCCAGACTGGAGCACCAACACCATAACCAAGCTGAGCATCTCACTAGAGGTGCTCCATACATACCAAGACCCGATACTGAAATCACCACGTGGTATGACTGCCGTAGGGGACAACCAGCTGCTCGTGTGTGGGATGGACAGTTACAACATCCTATTACTAGACACGCTCACCGGCAAGATAACCCAACTGCTGGGTAGGGAGGAGGGGATAGAGAGTCCACGCATTTTGGCTTACTGTTCACAGAAGAAGATGATGTTTGTCACCTGCAGTCGGTATAAAAGACCTGAATTGGAGAATTTCGTGAAGGTTTTCAACTTAGTATAG